ATTTAAGCGACAAATCAGTAACTGTTCTGGAAAAGGAAAAACGAGAACTGAGCCCGCCGCGGATTGTAAACGCGAAGGTGATCTACCTGAACGATAATCAACCGGTAGCCAGAGCGGTTACGCCCCATTTGAGTCAATCACAACCCCAAAACGAAAAAGCCGTTTTCATTCAAAACAGAACCATCGTTCTTGTTGAAGGTTCCACCAGGAAAGAATTAAAACCATTGGGAGAAGGCATCTATCTTTGGCCGCGTCTTTCGCCGGATGGAACGCGCTTGCTGTTTACCTACGCTGGCGACGGTACGTACATCTCTGATTTAAGCGGCGCCATTTTAACCAGGATCGGTTACGCCAACGCACCAACATGGTCGCCGGACGGTAAATGGATTGCCTACATGGTCGATCATGACGATGGGCACCAGTTTACAGATTCCGAAATTTTTATTGCTTCGGCCGATGGAAAACAAAAAATACAGGTTACGGCTACAGACGACGTCATCGAAATGTACCCGAACTGGGACGGCGTGATGACAAAACTGGTTTTTTCTTCACTAAAAGGTCAGATTTTTATGGCTACTTTAAAGCAAGAGTAACGGAGTACTAAAATGATAAAACAGTTTTTCTTAATGCTTTTAACGGCAACAATTCTCTTTGCACAGGACTTTTCGGGTATTAAAATTTACATCAATCCGGGGCATGGCGGAAATGATCCGGCCAATGATCGCTACATTCCTGAAACCGGTTTCTGGGAATCGGAGAGCAATTTGACCAAGGGTCTTTACTTGATGGAATTGTTACAAAAACACCATGCAACGGTTTACATCAGTCGGACGCAGAATCGAGAGGAAGACGACCTGCCTCTATCGCAAATTGACGAAGACGCCAATGCCCACAATGTGGATTATTTTCATTCCATCCACAGCAATGCCCACAATGCCACGGTTAACTATCCGCTGCTCCTTTTTCGCGGTTACGATAACGACCCGGTTTTTCCGGACGCCAAACGGATGGGCAGTATTATGTTCAATGAGATGAACAAGGCTGATCGCCAGTGGACTTACTGGCCCTATTCATGGGAAAACAACCGCGGCGATTGGAGTTTTTATTCGCAATGGGGCACCAGTGGGCTGGGCGTACTGCGATATTTAACGATGCCGGGCACACTTTCGGAAGGTTCTTTCCACGACTATCTGCCCAATTCGTTTCGCCTGATGAGTATTGATTACCGCAAACATGAATCGATTGCCATTCTACGTTCTTTTATTCAATATTTTGGTTTGCAAAGTTTGCCGGACGGCGTGGTGGCCGGAATTATCCGCTCTAAAACAGAAAATGTTTCTTACAGCTACAATTACAATTCCGGTTTGCCGAATGATAAAAAAAAGGCCTTGAATTTTGCGCGCGCCCGTTTAATACCAGGCGACCGTATTTACGTGACCGATGAACACAACAACGGCTTTTTTATGTTCGAAAACGTTGAGCCGGGCGTTTACTCGGTTATTATGGACGGCGGAGAGTACGCGCCAGACACGGTGCAGGTTACCGTTTACGCCAATCGTACTTCTTATGCTAATGGTTTTTTGGAAAAGGTAACCAATAAAGCGCCGGAAGTTTACCGATACGATCTAACGGCGAATGATAGTTTGGTTTTAACGCATTCGACGATTGAAATTCAATTTAGCCAGGCAATGGATCGCCAGAGCACGGAAAGCGCTTTTAAAATCCAACCGTCGGTTGATGGCTACTTTGAGTGGCAAAACAACGACTTGAAGATGGTTTACGCCCTGTACGATACCCTGCGTCGCAGTACAACCTATACGGTTACTGTTGATACCAGCGCAAAAAACAAAAACGGACTGCCTTTAGCGCAGGCCTATTCTTTCTCGTTTGTCACGGCGTCGGAGCACGTTAGACCAAATATCGTAAATTTTGGGCCGACCATTGACAGCGTACGCATTCAGAGTTCGATTTACATTCAATTCGATTTTCCCATGCGCAGGGAAAAAACCGAAGCCGCATTTTCCATTGATCCGCCGGTAGCAGGGCATTTTGAATGGGAAGAAGATTTAACAGGCTTTAGCTTTGTGCCCGACAGCGCCTTGCAGCGCAAAACGATGTACACCGTAAGGTTGAACGCGCAGGCCGAAAATTTTTACGGCGTGGCTCTCGATTCTGCCCTGCAATTTACGTTTATGACCAGATACCGCAACGAACTGTTGCCCCTTAAATTCTTCCCACAGGATGGGGAAACACATGTAAGCACTCTGCCGCAAATCTACATCATTTTCAACGGCGTGCCTAACAAGTACACAGTTTTTGGCAACGTTCAGCTTGCCGATTCCAGCGGAACGCCCATGGCCATGCGCGGCCTGGATGTGTTTGAGAAAGATGGAAGGGGCGTGCTGATTTTTGAACCAAGGTCGGAATTAGAAAAAAATATGCTTTATTATCTGCGCCTGTTCCCGGGCATGAAAGACCTGGACGGCCTGCCCGTGCCCGATACTCTACAATTCAGTTTCAGAACGGTTCCTAAAACCTACTACAACGGCCACCTTTTGGACGACTTTGAGACCAATTTCGGCTGGCTCGATCCGGACAACGTGCCAGGCACGATGGGCACGGATGCTGATGCGACCCAATTTGAGATAACGCGCACCAAAAAGATAAATGGCATTTACAGCGGTAAGCTGGAATACAAGTTTAGCTCAGACTCCGGCGGCGTATGTCGTTTATTTAATGAAGAAGGGAGAACGATTCCTTCCACTGCCGATTCATTATTTGGCATCTGGGTGTATGGCGATTTTAGCCGAAACCTGCTGCAGTTGCTTTTTGATCGCGGAAGTGATAAAAATATGGTGGTCTGGCAGGATACCATTAACTGGGCTGGCTGGAAGATGCTTATGGTGCCATTGGATTCCATCGGCGGCAGCGGCGATTACAATTTTCACAGCGTGGTGGTTAAACAATTAAACGGCGGATATACCGAAGGCGCCCTCTATCTGGATGACGCCCAGTACGATATGATTATCACCGCGCTGGAAGATGAAAATCCAGCCAATTTATTGCCCGCTAAATTAGCGTTACATCAAAATTATCCCAACCCCTTCAATCCGCTAACGACCATTGTGTATCAAATTCCGGAAAGCGGAGAAGTGCAACTGGCCCTGTTCAATGTGCTGGGGCAAAAAATAGCAGATGTGGTTAAAGCCAGGCAGCAGCCGGGCACGTACAAAATAACCATTCGCGCCGATAATCTGGCCAGCGGTGTTTACCTCTATCGCCTGAAGTTTAAAGATCAGGTGCGCGTGAAGAAACTAATTGTATTGAAGTAGAAAGTAGAAGATAAAAATCATCTAAGCCCGAATGGTTTGTGTTAAGCGATTCGGGCTTTTTTCTTTTGCAGTGAACAAAATTACAGCTTACTTTTAAATAAAATGCGTTAATCATCGAAATTTCATATCGAAGATGAGATAGAAGAAACTACGTTTTGCCGAAAAAGGGCCAGGGTTATGGATCAAAACACGGCCGAACGGCTTTTAAAAATCGCCGTTGGCAACGCCGCTGCCCGTTTCAGGGAAGGTCAGTGGGAAGCCATCGATGCGCTGGTCAATCAGCGTCGTAAGCTGTTAGTTGTTCAACGAACGGGCTGGGGAAAAAGCCTGGTTTATTTTATCAGTACGCGTATTTTGCGTGACCGGGGAGGCGGACCCACCATCATTATCTCTCCTCTATTGGCTCTGATGCGCAATCAAATTGAAGCGGCCGAGCGCATTGGCATTCGGGCGCAAACCATTAATTCCACCAACACGAAAGAATGGAAGGAAATTACAGAGCAGGTTCTTGACGATCAAATCGACGCCATTCTCATTTCACCTGAAAGGCTGGCCAACGAATCATTTTTGGAAACGTTGCTATTGCCCATAGCCGAAAGAGTGGGCCTGTTGGTGGTGGATGAAGCGCATTGTATTTCTGACTGGGGGCATGATTTCCGCCCTGATTATAAACGGCTGGTCAATGTACTGCGTCACCTGCCTCCCAATTTGCCCTTGCTGGGAACGACCGCCACAGCCAACGACCGTGTGATTGAGGATGTACGTCGCCAGCTGGGAGATATTGATGTGATACGGGGGCCCTTGATGCGCAAGAGTCTGGCGCTGCAAACCGGCAGATTAACCGATCAGGCCGAACGCCTGGCCTGGCTGGCCGAGCAGCTGC
This sequence is a window from Caldithrix abyssi DSM 13497. Protein-coding genes within it:
- a CDS encoding TolB family protein produces the protein MKNIGLIVFFILSWMISLFAQNTLKVEKVERLNLPEKSEFFFPKLTPDGARVLFTGPKFVGLFMFDLKSAQMETLNMDIGAGYEYQISGDGQFVVYRPFEFKKGRKFYEIKIQNLSDKSVTVLEKEKRELSPPRIVNAKVIYLNDNQPVARAVTPHLSQSQPQNEKAVFIQNRTIVLVEGSTRKELKPLGEGIYLWPRLSPDGTRLLFTYAGDGTYISDLSGAILTRIGYANAPTWSPDGKWIAYMVDHDDGHQFTDSEIFIASADGKQKIQVTATDDVIEMYPNWDGVMTKLVFSSLKGQIFMATLKQE
- a CDS encoding Ig-like domain-containing protein; this translates as MIKQFFLMLLTATILFAQDFSGIKIYINPGHGGNDPANDRYIPETGFWESESNLTKGLYLMELLQKHHATVYISRTQNREEDDLPLSQIDEDANAHNVDYFHSIHSNAHNATVNYPLLLFRGYDNDPVFPDAKRMGSIMFNEMNKADRQWTYWPYSWENNRGDWSFYSQWGTSGLGVLRYLTMPGTLSEGSFHDYLPNSFRLMSIDYRKHESIAILRSFIQYFGLQSLPDGVVAGIIRSKTENVSYSYNYNSGLPNDKKKALNFARARLIPGDRIYVTDEHNNGFFMFENVEPGVYSVIMDGGEYAPDTVQVTVYANRTSYANGFLEKVTNKAPEVYRYDLTANDSLVLTHSTIEIQFSQAMDRQSTESAFKIQPSVDGYFEWQNNDLKMVYALYDTLRRSTTYTVTVDTSAKNKNGLPLAQAYSFSFVTASEHVRPNIVNFGPTIDSVRIQSSIYIQFDFPMRREKTEAAFSIDPPVAGHFEWEEDLTGFSFVPDSALQRKTMYTVRLNAQAENFYGVALDSALQFTFMTRYRNELLPLKFFPQDGETHVSTLPQIYIIFNGVPNKYTVFGNVQLADSSGTPMAMRGLDVFEKDGRGVLIFEPRSELEKNMLYYLRLFPGMKDLDGLPVPDTLQFSFRTVPKTYYNGHLLDDFETNFGWLDPDNVPGTMGTDADATQFEITRTKKINGIYSGKLEYKFSSDSGGVCRLFNEEGRTIPSTADSLFGIWVYGDFSRNLLQLLFDRGSDKNMVVWQDTINWAGWKMLMVPLDSIGGSGDYNFHSVVVKQLNGGYTEGALYLDDAQYDMIITALEDENPANLLPAKLALHQNYPNPFNPLTTIVYQIPESGEVQLALFNVLGQKIADVVKARQQPGTYKITIRADNLASGVYLYRLKFKDQVRVKKLIVLK